The genome window GAGCCGTTGAACAGAGGTGGCGCCTGCGCGGCGAGCGTCAGCGCCACGACGTACAGCAACAGGCAGACGCCGCGCGCCGGCAGCGACCAGCGCGCCACTCGTTCCAGATACAAACCCAGAAAGCACAGTTGAAACAGCCCGATGGGCAGTACGTCCAGCCACTGCGTCATGGCCGTGGCGAAGGCATGGAAGAGGGTGCTGCCGACGCCGATGGCGCCGAGCAGGGCGGCCAGCAGGCGCTGATCCCGATGCTGGCCCGCGCGTCGCCAGCCTAGCCAGGCGGCCAGCAGGAAGGCGAGATTGGTGACGGTGTTGAAAGGCTCGCCGAGCAGGCCCGGCGCAAGACGTTCGCAATAGACGCTGACGGTGGTCACGGCAGGCGCTGCCCCTGCACGTCGTCAGGCATGCGCCGCCGCGTGCCGCGGCGGCGCATGGAGGTTCACTCCGAGCTCGGCCACACGTCTTCCAGGCTGCGCAGCGCACCCACGGCATTCGGCCAGCCGGCGTAGTGCGCGGCGTGGGTGATCATTTCCACCAGCTTGTCGCGCGGAATGCCGAGACGTCGCGCGGCGGCAAAATGAAACCGCTGTTCCGGTTCACGCGCCAGCGCGACGAGAATGGTGCAGGTCACCAGTGAGCGCTCTTCCAGGGCCAAGGCTTCACCCTGCCACACGTCGCCGAACAGGTGCTCCAGGGTGTAGTTGCGGAAGCGCTCGGGAAAACGGTCGAGCGCGGCCGGCGTGGCGGTCAGTCGTTCGAGCAGGGCGCGGCCTTTAGCCGCCTGTTCTTCACTCATCGTTGGATTCCTCGGCAGTGGACGGTAAGCGCGTGTGTCTTCGCAGGCGCTACGGGGTGATAAAAAAATCGCCACCCGGCTGCTGGTGGTGTTGCTTGAATTTAAGCACAGCAGCCGGGTAGGCGAGGTGACCGTTCAGCGCGTGGCGCCGTGGTGTGGCGCGGGCGCGCGCGGACGAAAGCGCAATGTGGAATGAGCCCTGGAGATGAGTGAGAGCATCCTTGTCGTGTGGCGTACCACGGGCCGCATCATGCTCAACGCCTGCAGGCGGGAGCAGTTCGGAAGCGTCCAGGCAATTGGGAAAGCGAACGCGCGGCGCGGGAAGCGGGCAAACAAGCGGTCGAAAATGCCGCTCTCGGATCATGTCCCGGTGCTCATGCGATGGCTTGCGTAAAAGTCACTGCCAGACTGTCTGCCACAAAGGATACGTCAGGTTTGACGCTTGTGCACTACCTGTAGTGGTGGCGGGCCCTGTCGGCGCAAGACTACGTGTGCCTGCCGGGGCGCCCGGCGCTAGCTTTCGTGGGGCTGCCGACCCGCGGCGAGAGCGCTCAGGTAAGCGGCGAACTCGGCGTTTTCACCGCGCAACAGCTGCGGCAGCGCGTCGCGAAAATCGGCGCGCTGACACCATTCGCTCATGTAGTCCTCCCACGACTGCCACAGGCGACGCTGGCGCGTGCTCATGTCGGGTTCGTAGAGCAGCAGGTAGGCGCGCTCGAACAGCGACACCAGCATGCTGAAAATGATCAGCATGCGTTCGCGCTGTTCGGCGCTCAGTGAAGGTGTCTGCTCGTCGGAGAACAGGCGCAGTTCAGAATGATCGAGCGCGGTCTTGAGGAAGTCCTGGTAGTTGTCGGACAGCAGTTGATAAACCGCTTCCTCCTCGTTGTCGCGCTCCTTGCGCTGCTCGTAGACGAACACCGCGATGGCGAGCGGCAGGCCGATTACCGTCACCACGTAACTCAGCAACTCCCAGCTTTCGAGATTCATGGAGCGCCTCCAGCGGCACACGGCCCGGCCTTGCCAAGCGCGCCGCGCTCAGGCGCGCGCCACACGCACCACCGTCGAGTGCACGCTGGTGCTCCCCGCCATGTCGGCGGCGCGCGCCGGGTGGATGAAATTGACGTTCATGTGGTTGCCTTCCAGCGAAGGCCAGCGTCCCTTGTAGGACAGCACCGTGCCCGGCAGCACGTTCTCGTCGAGCCGCGCCACGAGGCGCAGTTCGCCGGTGTCGTTGCCGACCGTGACCGTCGCGCCCTCGCGCACGCCGATGCGCACTGCATCGCTGGGGTTGATATGCAGGGCGGCCGGGCCGCTGCGCTCGACGATGTGCGGGTCGTTGGCGTAGGAATCGTTCATCAACCACTTCGAGGCCGGGGTCAGCAGTCGGAAATGACCATCGGGCGGTGGCGTGTCTGCCCACGGCCGCGGCGCGCGCGGCAGACCCATGGCGACGGCCTGCTCGGAGGCGATTTCGATGCGCCCGCTCGGTGTTTCGAATTGTCGGTCGGCGTACCAGATCTGCGGGCTGTCACCCAGCGTGAAATGCCCGCGACGCTTCAACTCGTCGAAGTCATAGCCGAGCTGCATCTGCGCCATCATGGCGTCGAGCAGGGCGCGGTCGGATTCGAACAGCGCCGCTTCGTCGAAGTCGAGGGCGCGCGCCAGGCGCCGGAAGATTTCCGCGTTGGGCAGCGCCTCGCCGAGCGGCTCATCGACCTTGGCCTGCGCACCCATGGTGAGGTGGAAATAGCTGAACGTGAGGTCGTCGTATTCGAGAAAACTCGCCGCCGGCAGGACGATGTCGGCATGGCGGGCGCTGTCGGTCATGAACAGGTCCGACACCACCATGAACAGGTCCTTGCGGTTCAGCGCCGCGCGCAAGCGTGACTGTTCCGGCGCCGATGCCAGCGGATTGGTGTTCCATGAAAAGAACACCTTGAATTCATCGGGCGCTTCGAGGCGCGCGGCAAGTTCCATGTGGCTGACCTTACGAATCTCGCGCGATGCGAGCTGGCCGCCGCCCAACCAGCCGAGATCGACGCCGGCGAACAAGGGCGTGACGTTGAGGTAATAGAAGCCCGCGCCGGGCTTGCCGACGTTGCCGGTCAAGGCCGGCAGCAGGCCGATGGCGCGCATCACGTTGCCGCCGGTGGCCTGGCGTTGCAGACCTTGGCCACACCACAACAGCGACGGACCGGCGCCGTAGATGTCGGCCGCGGCCATGATGTCGGCCGCCGGTACGCCGGTCTGCGCTTCGCCCCAGGCCGGCGTCGCGCACTCGATGTCGAGTTCGATTTCGTCGATGCCGAGGGTGTGCCTGGCGATGAAGTCGTCATCAAAATGACCGTTGCGCTTGAGGCAATGCAGGAGACTGAAGGCCAGCGCCGCGTCGGTGCCGGGGCGTGGCTGCAGGTGCAGATCGGCGGCGGCCGCGGTTTCGGTGCGCAGCGGATCGACCACCACCACCTTGCCCGGCGCCTCGGCCAGCCAATGCTCATGGGCATGCGGCGCGGAGTGCGAGGGATTGGCGCCCCACACCAATATGCAGCGGGCATCGCGCGCGGTGCGCGGATCGAAGCCCTGGATGGAACTGCCGTAGAGCAAGGTCCAGGCGGTGTGGCCGGCGGCGTTGCAGATGCTGTCCGGATCGACTTCGGAGGCGCCGATGTAATTGAACAGCCGGTTCGGAAACAGGTAGCCGATCAGTGACAGCGTGCCGGAGTAATGGGTGTGCAATATCGATTGCGGGCCATGGGTGTCGATGGCGGCGCGCATGTGCCTGGCGACGGTGGTGAGCGCTTCGTCCCAGGAGATCCTGACGAAGTCGTTGCCGCCCTTGCGCCCGATGCGCTTCAGCGGAAATTGCAGGCGTGCATTGGGGTCTTGCCACACGCCGTTGTAGGCCACCGCGCACTTGCTGCACAGCTTGCCGCGCGATACGGGATGGTCCGCATCGCCAAGCACGCGATGACGTCCCCCCGCGCGTTTCTCCACCACGATGCCGCAGCCGTCGTAGCAATCGCGCGGACAATTGGTCTTGATGGTTACGGACATGATCGGCCTCCCCAGGCATCGCGACAGCCCGCATGTAAACACAGGCACAGTTCAGCGGCAATTACATGGAAAGTCATAACGAGGGGTTGACTTGGCGGGTGCTGCGGTGGAATAAAAGCACGGCTGTCGTACGGTTTTGCCGCCGTTTCAAATCGAGTCCGCGGCCCGTGTCTTCGTGCAGGGAATCCATAATTCGAGGGAGGAGCGATCATGAGTCTGATGAGTGAATTCAAGGATTTTGCCGTCAAGGGCAACGTCGTGGACATGGCGGTCGGCATCATCGTCGGCGGCGCTTTCGGCAAAATCGTGTCGTCGTTCGTGGGCGACGTCGTGATGCCGCCCCTGGGCATGCTGATGGGCGGCGTCAACTTCACCGATCTCGCGATCGTATTGAAGGAAGCGCAGGGTGAGACGGCGGCGGTGGCCATCAAGTACGGCGCATTCCTGCAGACGGTGTTCGACTTCCTGATCGTCGCGTTCGCGATCTTCATCGCCGTCAAGGCCATGAACACCATGAAGCGCATGCGCGAAAGCGAGGAAGCCGCGGCACCGCCGCCGGCACCGCCGGCGCCGTCCGCCGAAGAGAAGCTGCTCACCGAAATCCGCGACCTGCTGGCCAGGCGCTGAGCCTGCGCGACGGTCATCGC of Pseudomonadota bacterium contains these proteins:
- a CDS encoding carboxymuconolactone decarboxylase family protein, giving the protein MSEEQAAKGRALLERLTATPAALDRFPERFRNYTLEHLFGDVWQGEALALEERSLVTCTILVALAREPEQRFHFAAARRLGIPRDKLVEMITHAAHYAGWPNAVGALRSLEDVWPSSE
- a CDS encoding ceramidase domain-containing protein, with amino-acid sequence MTTVSVYCERLAPGLLGEPFNTVTNLAFLLAAWLGWRRAGQHRDQRLLAALLGAIGVGSTLFHAFATAMTQWLDVLPIGLFQLCFLGLYLERVARWSLPARGVCLLLYVVALTLAAQAPPLFNGSLAYAPAAVALLMLGIAHWRLRARLDVLAAALLFLPSLVARSVDLALCTRWPSGTHLLWHLLNALMLHVLLTAYRRATPATVLSR
- the mscL gene encoding large-conductance mechanosensitive channel protein MscL; this translates as MMSEFKDFAVKGNVVDMAVGIIVGGAFGKIVSSFVGDVVMPPLGMLMGGVNFTDLAIVLKEAQGETAAVAIKYGAFLQTVFDFLIVAFAIFIAVKAMNTMKRMRESEEAAAPPPAPPAPSAEEKLLTEIRDLLARR
- a CDS encoding molybdopterin-dependent oxidoreductase; this encodes MSVTIKTNCPRDCYDGCGIVVEKRAGGRHRVLGDADHPVSRGKLCSKCAVAYNGVWQDPNARLQFPLKRIGRKGGNDFVRISWDEALTTVARHMRAAIDTHGPQSILHTHYSGTLSLIGYLFPNRLFNYIGASEVDPDSICNAAGHTAWTLLYGSSIQGFDPRTARDARCILVWGANPSHSAPHAHEHWLAEAPGKVVVVDPLRTETAAAADLHLQPRPGTDAALAFSLLHCLKRNGHFDDDFIARHTLGIDEIELDIECATPAWGEAQTGVPAADIMAAADIYGAGPSLLWCGQGLQRQATGGNVMRAIGLLPALTGNVGKPGAGFYYLNVTPLFAGVDLGWLGGGQLASREIRKVSHMELAARLEAPDEFKVFFSWNTNPLASAPEQSRLRAALNRKDLFMVVSDLFMTDSARHADIVLPAASFLEYDDLTFSYFHLTMGAQAKVDEPLGEALPNAEIFRRLARALDFDEAALFESDRALLDAMMAQMQLGYDFDELKRRGHFTLGDSPQIWYADRQFETPSGRIEIASEQAVAMGLPRAPRPWADTPPPDGHFRLLTPASKWLMNDSYANDPHIVERSGPAALHINPSDAVRIGVREGATVTVGNDTGELRLVARLDENVLPGTVLSYKGRWPSLEGNHMNVNFIHPARAADMAGSTSVHSTVVRVARA